Proteins encoded within one genomic window of Nitrospinota bacterium:
- the dusB gene encoding tRNA dihydrouridine synthase DusB, with amino-acid sequence MPVENVMTHPSMLKKEEGNAESTRLSGLICRARSPFWLAPMAGITDVAFRELMDENGAGVLISELVSAKGLLYNSGKTRQMMRIHPHPGTLVGIQLFGESAEDIITAARVVQEEGADFVDLNMGCPVKKVVKKGCGAALMRDPGYLEEFLYKIKRGIELPLTVKMRTGWSDEELTIHECTQAAYNAGCEWVAIHGRTRTQGYAGLADWDLIREVKARAKIPIIGNGDIRDAARARQCLEESGVDAVMIGRGALRNPWIFLECQGGYDRKTSAANELLFRYLEKLRRCYDTRITLLLLRKFCTWLAFGYPGAAAFRRSMFELITVQDVLACADAFFQNVAHLPPPRFEEAEAFMMGGHG; translated from the coding sequence ATGCCAGTTGAGAATGTGATGACACACCCTTCCATGTTGAAAAAAGAAGAGGGCAACGCTGAGTCCACCCGTTTGTCGGGTTTGATCTGCCGAGCGAGAAGCCCGTTCTGGCTTGCGCCGATGGCGGGCATCACCGATGTGGCGTTTCGCGAACTGATGGATGAAAATGGGGCGGGTGTCCTGATTTCCGAATTGGTATCGGCAAAGGGCTTGCTTTATAACTCGGGAAAAACTCGACAGATGATGCGTATCCATCCGCATCCGGGAACGCTGGTGGGCATTCAACTGTTTGGTGAGTCGGCGGAGGACATCATCACAGCCGCGCGCGTGGTGCAGGAAGAGGGCGCGGATTTTGTCGATCTCAATATGGGATGTCCTGTTAAAAAAGTTGTGAAAAAAGGCTGTGGCGCGGCGTTGATGCGCGACCCCGGGTACCTGGAAGAATTTCTTTACAAGATCAAACGGGGCATTGAGTTGCCGTTAACGGTCAAGATGCGTACCGGCTGGAGTGATGAGGAGCTGACGATTCATGAATGCACGCAAGCCGCTTATAATGCCGGCTGTGAGTGGGTGGCGATTCATGGCAGAACCCGTACGCAAGGCTATGCGGGCCTTGCCGACTGGGATCTCATCCGGGAAGTGAAAGCCCGTGCGAAGATTCCGATTATCGGTAACGGCGACATCCGCGATGCGGCACGAGCCAGACAGTGCCTTGAAGAGTCCGGTGTGGATGCGGTGATGATCGGTCGTGGCGCTTTGCGCAACCCCTGGATTTTTCTGGAATGCCAGGGAGGCTATGACCGCAAGACTTCAGCTGCAAACGAACTGCTTTTTAGGTACCTTGAAAAACTGCGCAGGTGTTACGACACCCGGATCACCCTGCTTCTGCTGAGAAAGTTTTGCACCTGGCTGGCTTTTGGCTATCCCGGCGCCGCCGCTTTCAGGCGGTCGATGTTTGAATTGATCACGGTTCAGGACGTGCTGGCTTGCGCCGACGCATTTTTCCAGAACGTCGCGCATCTCCCTCCCCCCCGGTTTGAGGAAGCGGAAGCCTTCATGATGGGTGGTCATGGATGA
- a CDS encoding RluA family pseudouridine synthase, which produces MTRLHTFPPSEQIYTSHVPAKYDGYPVEKYFVSRFSYQTEQQWIAEIRAGKITVNGKTVLPGAVLREQDQIITRAGMRTEPAANRNLEVLYLDRHLRIFNKAAPIPVHPSGRYFKNSMTELLKEVYPEETPRPVQRLDVGTTGVIVFARTRQAAGFLMHEFKGKTVLKEYMAIVEGIPAQKKFTIDAPIGRLDGSKRGVGETLAGSKPAETEVEWVRSFQGRSLLKVLPLSGRTNQIRVHLASRGLPIVNDEIYGNGKPTDLPFSLHAHRMRFKCFDLSIDATAACPDHFHSYFDNGHF; this is translated from the coding sequence ATGACTCGACTACACACATTTCCTCCGTCGGAACAAATATACACGTCCCATGTTCCCGCCAAATATGATGGCTACCCCGTAGAAAAATATTTTGTTTCCCGTTTCAGTTACCAGACCGAACAACAATGGATCGCAGAAATCCGTGCGGGCAAGATCACGGTCAATGGCAAGACGGTACTGCCTGGAGCTGTGCTCCGCGAACAGGATCAAATTATTACCCGTGCCGGAATGCGCACCGAGCCTGCGGCCAACCGTAATCTGGAAGTCCTGTACTTAGACAGGCATCTGAGGATATTCAATAAGGCCGCGCCCATCCCGGTGCATCCGAGCGGTCGATATTTTAAAAACAGCATGACCGAGCTTCTCAAGGAAGTGTATCCAGAAGAAACCCCTCGCCCGGTACAGCGCCTGGATGTTGGAACCACCGGCGTGATCGTCTTTGCCCGCACGCGGCAAGCGGCGGGATTTCTGATGCACGAGTTTAAGGGCAAGACGGTGTTGAAAGAATATATGGCCATCGTTGAAGGCATTCCCGCACAAAAAAAATTTACGATCGACGCTCCTATCGGCAGACTGGATGGTTCCAAACGCGGGGTGGGGGAAACTTTGGCAGGCTCCAAACCGGCGGAAACAGAGGTTGAGTGGGTTCGTTCTTTTCAGGGACGGTCGTTATTGAAAGTTCTTCCGCTGTCCGGGCGCACCAATCAGATTCGAGTTCATCTCGCAAGCCGGGGGCTTCCTATCGTGAACGATGAGATTTATGGGAATGGAAAGCCAACGGATCTGCCGTTTTCGTTGCACGCGCACCGCATGCGCTTTAAATGTTTTGATCTCTCGATAGACGCGACTGCCGCCTGCCCGGATCATTTTCACTCGTATTTTGATAATGGACATTTCTAA
- a CDS encoding YqgE/AlgH family protein — MNDDYGKGYFLIANPVLPDPNFSRTVVLLCNHDEHGSFGLVVNKAAELDPAEIFSRMDLLSSYKGRVYIGGPVSQSQMFYICRSEEPIPELDQICQGVHLGMDWNFLENILNRITNPEENIRFFLGYSGWAAGQLAGEMEQRSWLTCEATEHFVFENNLDRIWPGAVKSLGKEYEYLIHAPVNPQWN; from the coding sequence ATGAATGACGACTACGGCAAGGGATATTTTTTGATTGCCAACCCGGTATTACCGGACCCCAATTTTTCCAGAACGGTGGTCTTGCTTTGCAATCACGACGAGCATGGGTCTTTCGGCCTGGTGGTCAATAAGGCGGCAGAGTTAGACCCGGCTGAGATATTCTCCCGTATGGATTTGCTCAGTTCCTATAAGGGACGGGTCTATATTGGCGGACCCGTTTCTCAGTCGCAGATGTTTTATATTTGCCGGTCCGAGGAACCCATCCCCGAACTGGATCAAATTTGCCAGGGAGTCCACTTGGGAATGGACTGGAATTTTTTAGAAAATATTCTTAATCGCATTACGAACCCGGAAGAGAATATCCGTTTTTTCCTGGGTTATTCCGGCTGGGCGGCGGGGCAGCTGGCAGGTGAGATGGAACAACGCAGTTGGCTGACTTGCGAGGCCACGGAGCATTTTGTGTTTGAAAATAATCTGGACCGGATCTGGCCGGGTGCTGTGAAGTCTTTGGGGAAGGAATACGAGTACCTGATCCATGCGCCTGTGAACCCGCAGTGGAATTGA
- the hisI gene encoding phosphoribosyl-AMP cyclohydrolase, whose protein sequence is MKLDFDKMGGLVPAIIQDAETGQVLMLAYMNPVAWEKTLETGKAWFYSRSRDKQWMKGEESGNVQIVKEVFVDCDDDTVLLKVEQVGKAACHKGYTSCFFRKIDGEVQVVEERVFDPEKVYKK, encoded by the coding sequence ATGAAGTTGGATTTTGACAAAATGGGGGGGTTGGTCCCCGCAATCATTCAGGATGCCGAAACCGGGCAAGTGCTGATGCTCGCCTACATGAACCCCGTTGCCTGGGAAAAAACCCTGGAGACCGGAAAAGCCTGGTTTTATAGCCGGTCCCGCGACAAGCAATGGATGAAGGGCGAAGAAAGCGGAAATGTCCAAATCGTCAAGGAAGTATTTGTAGACTGCGATGACGACACCGTTCTCCTGAAAGTAGAACAAGTGGGCAAGGCCGCCTGCCACAAGGGGTACACGAGCTGTTTTTTCAGGAAAATTGACGGCGAAGTCCAGGTGGTCGAAGAACGAGTCTTTGACCCTGAAAAAGTTTACAAAAAATAA
- the hisG gene encoding ATP phosphoribosyltransferase, whose protein sequence is MSGKVLKLGIPKGSLEEATVKLFAKAGYNITISSRSYFPSIDDDEIECMLIRAQEIARYVADGVLDAGLTGKDWVMENRADVVEIADLIYSKQSSKPVRWVLAVPNDSDIHSVKDLQGKRIATEAVNMTVDYLTKHGVTAHVEFSWGATEVKPPKLVDAIVEITETGSSLRANNLRIVDTLMESTTKFIMNKDSHQDEWKQDKVNRLVLMLKSAMAANGQVGLMMNVPKSQLDAVMKILPQGKKPTIAELTDKDWVDLSIIIEEKMVREIAPDLKRAGAEDIVEYPLNKIIH, encoded by the coding sequence ATGAGCGGCAAAGTGTTAAAGCTGGGAATACCCAAAGGAAGCCTGGAAGAAGCCACCGTCAAGCTGTTTGCGAAAGCGGGCTATAATATCACAATCTCAAGCCGGTCCTATTTCCCCAGCATCGATGACGACGAAATCGAATGCATGCTGATCAGGGCCCAGGAAATTGCCCGCTATGTGGCCGATGGGGTTCTGGATGCTGGGCTCACAGGTAAAGACTGGGTCATGGAAAACCGCGCCGATGTGGTCGAAATCGCCGATCTGATCTATTCCAAACAATCCTCAAAGCCGGTTCGATGGGTGCTCGCGGTTCCAAACGACTCTGACATTCACTCGGTCAAAGATCTGCAGGGCAAACGCATCGCCACGGAGGCGGTCAACATGACCGTCGATTACCTAACAAAACACGGGGTCACGGCGCACGTTGAATTCTCCTGGGGAGCCACGGAAGTCAAACCGCCAAAGCTGGTGGACGCCATCGTCGAAATCACCGAAACCGGAAGTTCTCTCAGGGCCAATAACCTGAGGATCGTGGACACTCTCATGGAGTCCACCACCAAATTCATCATGAATAAGGATTCCCATCAGGATGAATGGAAACAGGACAAGGTCAACCGGCTGGTTCTCATGCTTAAAAGCGCCATGGCGGCCAATGGGCAGGTTGGGCTGATGATGAATGTCCCAAAATCCCAACTGGATGCGGTTATGAAAATTTTACCGCAAGGAAAAAAGCCGACGATCGCGGAATTGACCGATAAAGACTGGGTGGACCTGAGTATTATTATTGAAGAAAAGATGGTGCGTGAAATCGCTCCCGACTTGAAACGGGCCGGCGCCGAAGATATCGTTGAATACCCTCTCAATAAAATTATTCACTGA
- a CDS encoding menaquinone biosynthesis protein, with amino-acid sequence MSQKILRFGLHEFLNAQPLLVPLLNIAEETGLEMVIDVPSQLAEMLKAGSLDLAMIPTVEYLKEADRYRLAGVCIASRNRVATVLLISKVPVEDIKSLALDERSRTSVALLKILFAKRFSPEIAFDPSPPDPAAMLKTHDAALIIGDQNFSLPTLPNGIEIYDLSEEWFQKTGKTFVHAVLAVREGVTLGKNICDAIQSARREGLLNLAFIASNFAGSKGLDSAICEDYLRNKIIYDLGQEELEGMTLFQQLCYEQGLIAEKYRCQFVGD; translated from the coding sequence ATGTCCCAAAAAATCCTGCGTTTCGGGTTGCATGAATTTCTCAATGCCCAGCCGCTACTCGTACCCCTGCTCAACATTGCGGAAGAAACCGGCCTGGAAATGGTGATCGATGTTCCCTCCCAACTGGCGGAAATGCTGAAAGCTGGAAGTTTGGATCTGGCCATGATCCCAACGGTCGAATACCTGAAGGAGGCGGACCGTTACCGCCTGGCGGGTGTCTGTATTGCATCGCGAAATCGAGTGGCGACGGTTTTATTAATTTCAAAAGTTCCTGTTGAGGATATCAAGTCCCTGGCTTTGGACGAGCGTTCCCGGACCTCGGTGGCGCTTCTTAAAATATTATTTGCAAAAAGATTCAGCCCTGAGATTGCGTTTGATCCCTCGCCTCCAGATCCGGCGGCTATGCTCAAGACTCACGATGCGGCGCTTATCATCGGTGACCAGAATTTTTCTCTGCCGACCCTGCCAAATGGAATCGAAATCTATGATCTCAGTGAAGAATGGTTCCAAAAGACGGGAAAAACATTTGTTCACGCCGTTCTTGCGGTTCGGGAAGGGGTGACTTTGGGGAAGAATATTTGCGACGCCATCCAGTCCGCAAGGCGGGAGGGACTCTTAAATCTGGCATTCATTGCGAGCAATTTCGCCGGGTCCAAGGGTTTGGATTCAGCAATATGCGAAGACTATCTGCGGAATAAAATCATTTATGATTTAGGGCAAGAGGAACTGGAAGGGATGACGCTTTTTCAGCAATTGTGTTACGAGCAGGGTTTGATCGCTGAGAAATACCGATGCCAGTTTGTTGGGGATTGA